The Lutzomyia longipalpis isolate SR_M1_2022 chromosome 2, ASM2433408v1 DNA window cagttACACCTATTCTTCTCATATTAAAGTAATTCAcgttattaaaaattgaagatttgcgtaagaagaacaattttttgagggtagaaaattagataaaatcaGGAAATTAGAGCAACTATGTGATAAGGCAATGAGGGGCAAAGCGTTGGAGAGCATTGCTGCAAATGCTTCTTCGTGTGACATTTCGGAGAATATTAAGTATCCTTCCTCAGGCATTAAAACCATCAAGCATGGACACAATTATCCCTGAAACTTTgcggaaattaaatgaaaagatcATTCCGTGTTTACTTCTcattagaaaaattctcataatttttataatttaaatttttaacgaaCTAGAAAGGTTTGTTCTTCCCCCGAACCTTGGGGCATGCCTGTATGAGACACGCGACGCTCATGATGGCAACACCACACAAGGTAGgaatataattgaattttctcccttTCTCACGCACAACACCCCCCATTTCCACCCCCAAAACAAGAGAAATTGTATGTAATGCCCAGAGAATGATTAGCGCACGACTTACCATTTGCTATGAATGGAACAATCAACAGGAGAAATATTAATCCACATTTCAGTGTCATcatgaagtgaaaaaaaaaatgctgctGCTAATCCTTGGACGCTTCGTCTCGGTGAAtggtgtgaaaattaaaattcctaaCTAAACAATACACTGACCacgaaaatttcatgaaaaagaaacttatGGGTTCTCTCTTCTTCACTTTTTGGCGTTGCACACACAATTTCAGTGGGCCATCACcattttctttgagatttcTCTTTCACTAATCACATCACAACGAACCATCATCATTTACTTTCCTTTAGGGCGCTCGCTTGCTGTAGTTCTCTGGCacttgttgtttttttttcttctgtctcACACACTAAACTTAAGCATCCACCACCTCCGGAGATTCTCTTGCATCCTTATGGCAGGCTATGGGCAGCTGAGGAGagaatttgttttgtttttttaaaagacttttaaatcaaaacagattttttaaatgaaaaatgtgtttGTGGGGGCTGGGAGGATTTCTTTGTCTGACAAAAAGGGGGTTGATTTGGTGTGTTTGGGGGAGACTTTGATGGCGCATGTCACCACCATTCCGGACGTTCGACGAGGTTGCAAAACAACTTTTTCGGCTGGCCCTCCCGTGAATTGTTGCGCCTTCCCTGCTGCACACACACTGACTGTTGCTGCGCTCCTGACACCCTCCCTGGACGTCTGGGCGTCTTTTCTTCTGGCCACCACCGTGCCAAAACAATGTTGTTATCAGCTGTTTGGTGTTTTGTAAACACATCCCCATCACCCGAAGAATTGTCAGAGGATAAACAAGGGACATGTCGCTGGAGAATCTGGAGGTCATTATCCAGGACATCACGGTTGTTGGGACATagaaaaacataaagaaatcCTTCCAAGGACGGGAAATCTTCCCAAAAACtccaaattccccaaaattagAGCAAAGAAGGGCAGAAAGACCCCCTGGGGCGTAAAAGAAGCCCCCAAACAATGAGAAAAGTTCCCATTTTTCCCACTTTCTCCACAGAAGTGACCAACAAAACTCTTCCAGGTTTCCACGCAAAATTCTTCCCAGCTTCCACAAATTCTTAAAGCTCAATTTCTCCCTAAAAGATCGCCTTCAGAAAACCTCCCTCCCTCTCATTTCCTCCCAAATAAAtccaagaaaattgcaatttattttgcaatcaGCCAACATAATTCgcgagtgtgtgtgtgaggaACAAAATGTCGTTTTGACTGTATGCGTGTGTATTGATTGCGAGAAAACATTccccaaaaaagaaattcctcctTTTTAGCCCTTTTCCCCACAAACACACCATCCACAAAATGCACAAAACACTCGCAAGAACTCACTGCAATGGCCGTTGGTGCAAAATGTCCATTTTTGTGggttattttgtgaaaagtctTTGCGAGAAAAACACATCCACTCCGGGGcacaaatgagaaaaaactGACATTGTTGACACGAATACTTCCAGGGATTTTCCAGTGGAAGTGTCAATGCCACTTGGAGAACAGCGCCCTCTATGGAAGATATTTTtggagaaacttttttttcttacgttagaattttatgaaatgcGTGAAATTGCGAAGACTTTTTACcaggaaaataattcttaacaGTTCTAAACGTCTTACCTGAGTGTCTGGTGGGTGTAATAGAAGAGATTCTTGAAGAGAAAACACGTAAGTCAATCttatttcttcaatatttcctTGGGAATAACGTCGTAGACGTCGTATAACAATAATTAAGATTCTTTCGATttcagttttaattttattatttagtcaattaattaaaaataaatcggtaataattttcttgtaatcCACActagaaaagctcaaagaattaatttttagataaaaaaatcatttgaaagcataaaagcataaaatcgcgattaaaaatgtttcatgttttatgtttcatgAGTTTTTAAAGGAAGCTTTCGTGGAAAAAAGCTGCGGCTGCTTTGATTTTTCTGTTGTTTTCTTGCTATTTTTTGACGCTTTTCCCGCTTTCCCGGTTTGTATTTATGCGCTTCCGGTGACCTAGCAGCGTGTCCTGTTCCTTTAAATCGTAAAAATCcttattttgtagaaaaaatcaacagaaatttgataaaaattgcgATGAAAAACAAGAGGTGAGtgaaacaaaatgaaaaaggagtttacccgtctttgtatgagaaaactttgtaaaattaaaaaaaaaatgttttaatttgtctcattttatatattttataataatataaatactACAGCACATTCACATTAGAATAAATTATCGAGTATACATTCTATATACACAGGGTGTAAATTAAggaattaagagaaaaaaagggaattaaGTTTCTGGGAAAGCGcattttaaggatattttctggttttcttttttcctaaattttctaGCAAtactttttgtttatttctttgcATAAATGGTCGGGTTTCGCTACTTTTGCTTGTTGCTAATTTCCTCAAAGAATGATTAATCTTACATCTTTTGCTTCCTAATTCTAACGTTCATTTAACGGCTAATTTtacatccttttttttaatcttgcattcaaacatttattattatgtGGTTGATATAGGGGCTCCCAGCGGTGGTCAAGATGGGGgtagttttcttcttctaacgAATTACAGCAATAAAACTGGGACGAATGAGTTCTAAAAGATTTAAGGAATTTACTGGAATTTTAAGTAGTCTCTATTAGAAGTTGGTTGTAGTCCTGCCACCACCGCTTTAGGAGCATCCTGTGTCactatgtataaaatatagaGGGTTCGGGGAAACAAGAAGGGCATCCACTGCAAAGTATCGGCAGACGGGTGCGAAAGGGAGTGATCACAAAGGTAGTAGAGCCTCATATTTGAAGGACTCTGTGGTGTCTCTAAATAACGCTCGAAGGGAGCTTCTCGTATGCCGGACCAAATGTCTCCCGACGCCTTGAGAGCGTTCCTCCCGAAGGTACAACCGTGTCCGGGCATCCGAGTCCCACCAGCAGCTCCACGAGAGCTGTGGTAGCCTCCAAGGAGTATTGATGGTGATGCTGCTGCACACCGCTGCTGTTTGCCTTAACAGACGTTGCAGCCACAGCCAGGGCTTCACGGGCATGCGTTAAGCACGATCGTCCATCCTGATCGATTTGCTTTATGTTGGCATTGTACTGttcaaagcaaaaaataaaatcaattaaagttCATTTAAAGGAACAAATCCTTATTATACAGGCTACTCACCCAAATAAGAAGCTGCACAATGGCGAGATTTCCAACGCCACATGCCACATGGAGCGGTGTCCGGAGATCTCTGGCATTGATTGGTGCATTCACCTGCTCGGGTGTTGCATGAGCCAGCAAAAGAATGATATTCCGCATGTCTGGCCGGAAGATAGCCTCAGTGAGCTGTTGCGCCACATGCCCAGCTTGCGGGGGTGCCGGAAGGAATTCCTTCCCCTCATACTTGCTCCTAATCCAAGCTTCCTTCTCCTCACGCGAAGACCCCGAGGTAGGTTTTACGCGGCCTCGCGGTACATTTGCCTCCCATACGGAATTAGCGAGGGAATTGCCAACAGCCAGCATCACACTGAGATGCCCCGGAGGCCACTCATCGAGTCCCAGGGAACGAACTTTGCTGATATGCGATCCAAGATTTCGATGAACACCTGAGCATTCAATGCACATCACAATACCCAAGTTGAGACTCGCCCATTCGGGATCtatcaaaaagaaagaagcGTTTGATTGAGTTTCAAGAAGATGCGGAAGAAGGGAGGTTCCTCTTACTGGGTGCATCACAATCAACGCAGTGACTATTTCCAGGAACCCGATTTCGCACAAGTTGCATTGAGGCCATATCCGTGCTGCTATTCTGCTGCTTTGACTTGGTTGACTCATTGCCCTGCAGTGTCTTGAAGATTTCCTGCTCAATGGCTGTCACCCATTCATCGCGCTCCTCGGAGTTGGCTGCCTCAAAATGCCACTGCTTATTCCCAAGTGAAACAATGTAGAATTCAAAGCCATCGGAATCTGTTTTTAGGAGAAAATCAAAGACTTTTAAAATTGACTTCATTGGTGAAAACAGGCGTCGTTACGTCAGATCTCTGTCATTTACGGGATAAGAAGTTTCCAAAGTaaagacttttaaaaattaagcttCTAGGAATAGgcttgttataaaaaaaactaacaaggCGTCGTTACGGCTGATCTCTGTTGTTTACGagagtaaattcaagcccaaAAGTGTAGTCACTTCGGTCAATTCTTAAAAATAGGCTTCCTAAAATTAACCAAATCATTCTCTAGATATTggcttttcaaaaaatatcttcacaAGGCGTCATTACGGCTGATCTCTGTCGTTTACGGGATAGGAAACTCAAATGTTATAAACTGAATCTTCTAAATAAAGCTTCCAAAGTGAAGGCTTCTAAAACAAGCCTTACAAAAGCTATCGCTTAGAAATTGGTTTCTCTGAAAAATCCTACAAGGCGTCATTACGTCAGATCTCTGTTGTTTACGAGAGTAAAGACAAGCCCAAAAGTCTAGTCAATTATCAaaacggacggccggccggaaagatttttggcgcatacgttttttggaatgtggggaccctaattcgtggtcaTCCTAAGTTTGAGCCTGATCTGACAACTTTggattttagagtgtacacagaagctgtgcttctttgaagaaagaatcacagctaaaatgggcttcttcttcttaaaagTAATCAAGTTATTCTCTATTAGCTTCTCAAAAAACATCCTCACAAGGCGTCATTACGCCTGATCTCTGCTGTTTACTAGAGTAAAGacaaatttaacatttttttaatctacaaAAGCAGGGCCATAAAagaatacttttaaaaattagtcaAATCATTCTCTAGACTTTGGCTTCTTAAAAGCCTTGTTAGGCGTCATTACGCCAGATCAGGACATTTTCTTTACTTGAGAATAGAAAGAGGAAAACTCACCGTCGTACTCATTATTCTTCACACCACTACTCTTCATGCGTCGATGTCGCTTCTTAACATTCGGCGTTTGAGCCTCTTTGGCGCTATCGCTGTTGATGAAGGTTTGCGAATTGCTATTGCTCAGTGCAATGCCCTCATCACCGCTCGTCTGAGAATTACTCTTCCCAGGCTCCCTAAGTGTGTCGTATGCTGTGAGAAGAACcttctccttcttctcttTGGCCAATGATAGTCCCCCTAGGCCCTCGGTGAGTCCATTTGCGTGCGCCTTTATTGCCGTTAGGGCActattggtaatgatggattTGGAGCCTCTGGGTTTCTGTCCGGGTACCTTAACTGTTACCAGTTGCAGTTGAATCTCTTTCCCGTGAACGTCGTCCATGTAATCATGCAGCGATGGGTGGTAGGTTAGTCGGCCATCATCGCACAGCGTCACGTACTTCTTCTTCCACTCCTTATTTAGGGATTTACTGCTACGCTTGTAGAGGTAGCCTTGTTTCAGTGGGATTGCCCTCCCACTTCCCAATTCACCGccattcttcaatttttcatcactcTTCTTCGACGATGGTATGAAGAGATTTGAGCGGCGTCTACTCTTCCTACTTGTTGTGGGTGTGGATGTTGGTGTTGGGAGTTCCTTCGGGGTAGCATCCTTAGCCACAGCAGTGCCAACCTGttaaaagattcaaattattttaaatataaaggTGCTTTGAATAAACCACTTtaggaagaaaataagaaattaaacaaaccTGATGGAAGTTATCGAGATCCCGCGTAATTGCTTGTGGTGCAAATTTGGTGATGTTGTTGTTTTCTGCTGTAATTGCAACGAGAGCCTGCTGTGAGGATCCATGTGAGATCGTACCCCATTTCCCGTGATCCGCCACAGCGCCATGAGCTACCAAATCTGCACTAATGCGAATCGGGATGTGATGGCTTGATGCTGAAAGGGTGTGATGTCGGTGGGGTAGGGTGAGGTTGCCGTGTGAGGCTGAAATGTGACTTGGTGAGGCCGAACTTAGGGTTGCATTGCTAGCTGGACTCCCGGATGAGGTGGTGAAGCCATTTGTGGGGCTCCCAACACCCCCATGGTAGCTGGCTACACCCAAACGTGTCCCCTGGGGGGTTGTTGGCCTCGAATTGGTTGGTGTGATTGAATGTGGGGGTTGTGGTCCACCCAATCTATGCTGTACGATCTTCTGGCATGCtgttaagaagaagaagaaggaatttGAGGATCAAACtctcgcaatttttttttaaataaggaaTTTCCTTACCATCGTGAAAGACACGCTCCACATTGAGACCATATGTTGCACATGTTTCATAGTAGGAACACCACTTTAGGTCACTCGCCAATTTCCTGGCACGAACATCATCAATCACACGGGGATTCCTCTCACTGATTGCATCTGCaataagtaataaaaattcctgTTTAGCTCTAAAGAACTCGATGACCGCGTTCTGCCAAATAAGGCAGGTAAAAGGTACTCTCCTCAcgcaagaaaaaatcttacctTGAGTCCCAACGAGAATTATGGGTATCTCTGAGCTATTCCTGAAGTGGGACATCTTTGTGAAGTAGTTGTACACTGCATTGAAGCTTGCCTCATTCTCCAGGCTGAACACAAAGATTACAGCATCCACCCACGCTGCAAACTGCAACCAAAAGTgcaacgagagagagagagaaagatcaATTAATGGGTTTTTTTTGCACGATTCCACCTTGATTCTATTCCCTCATTTGGGAAGACAATGGAaatctctctttctttctctcaacCAATATCCACATTGGAAAAGCTTTAATTGCCCCCGAATGCGGTGAAACTCTCCGTGCAGAGTTGATCGAATGTTGATAAAGACTTTTATTGGGTCAACAAAACAGAatttagtaataaaaaaattgatccaACACGAGCTTTCCAAACAGCATCAGCAAATCTAACTAAAGGGGAatgtaatttcatttttttgctgtaCTTTTTTGTGAATCTTCTGTACAAATTTCTGCAAAGCTTGCGCGCAATCATAAACTCTTCTCGGAGGGAAAAAATTGCACATAAGTAGAACCACTAGGCAACAATTTTTTCCACGTTCTTAAACACCAAATGGGTTTTTCTGGGAGAAATGTATGAGGGGGTGGCTGTGCGGGGAGGTGAGTGTGTAAACAAGAGACACCCCTTTGTCCtcatttcatctttttttttgtaccctcATGCCCACATCTCGGCAACTTTCCTCAAAATAAACAACCCTGTGGCGCTCTTCTCAATAATTCAACGGAAAATGCATTGCTTTCCCCGTTTTCCCAGCTTTCCCGGAGCTGTATGTGGGGAGTTGTGGTTAAAAGAAGATTTCACGCGAAGAAAATTACTTagaaagctttgaaagcttttttagaactatgtatgtacagtacatatataggaaaggaagaaatatttaaaggatttaaagaGATGATGAAAAAGCTCTTGAAAAGTTAAAGACATCGTTGAATATTATcgatattatttatttcttttaagttaaaaaggattttctcttcttttttattcataatatttcttctgatgatttataattatatattttttatattgaacgaaaaaaggattttctaatgaatctttttattattttttttatttgatattttatcgATTCTTtcttgacgtttcttttttaaattaaatcattttccgacttttccttGGTAAAATAATCTCACTGAAAGTttcgaaattttcaataaacttttcaacCCTTAAAGCAGCCCTTACAACTAGCCGAACCCTTAGAGCTAACTGTGTAGCCACACTGCCAGAaggaaatagagaaaatttctctcgtTGAATTTCCTCCTCGTGTACATTTCAAACATTGTTCATGTGGtagcttttcttctttttccccGCATTCAACATGAGAATTAAATCGAGAAAATGTTGAGAGAATGTACATATCACTGTGTCTACCCTTCTTCACATCAGGGACAAATTTACAAAAGTAGCAAATTGCATTTGATTCCCTCCATCGTCACCGGGGGCTGTGActtaatttttcccaattgCTTCCTTATTCCCTTTTCACCCTTCttgtttgtaattttttcgAGAGAAATTgtcctttgatttttttttctccttcttgtACATCAAGAGATTTAGAAGATGAGAGGAAAACGaaagaatatgaaaaaaagcaaagaaaagcaaaattcaTGTTGAGAAAATCTGGAAGGGatgaaatcactttttttctggggaTTTTCCCTcttgcataaaaaatgtaatataatTGCTTTCCCTTGTCGTGTTGTAAAGTGCTCGTGGTGCTCGTCATCCCCATCAGCAGAGGCAGCAGCAACAAACATCCTCTCTTGGCATTGCGCCTCTATatcgatttttctctattgttTCAATGAGGGATTCATGGGATTTCTGTGCATTTCATATTCAACACTTTTCCTCAACCAAGAGAATATTATTTGCATAATAGCATAGGGGTTGGTTGGTTGGTGGTAGTGgttcaaaagaaaacacatTGGGGTTGAAATCCTCCTGCAGATCTATTTAATTACGACCCGGCGAAATATCATATTTATTGCTAAAGCTTAAGAGAAGTTCGCGTTCGTTGTGTGAATGCGTTtgatgtaatttttctttaataaatcgtTCAATTGgagcttttagagctttctTTGTTGTAAAAACTCTAGCACTGACCTTAGTTCTGTTACTTTTGCGTACCCCTCTGTTtacttcaagaaaattcaatgagattCATGTCAATATTGAAGAATGATTCTTATATT harbors:
- the LOC129790530 gene encoding centaurin-gamma-1A isoform X1, which codes for MNSRPLQSFLTNSLAIRQEIQRFESVHPSIYAIYDLIELIQDQQIAQQIRDHVVCIEDSFVNSQEWTISRSVPDLRLGIVGSLSSGKSALVHRYLTGSYMQEESPEGGRFKKEVFIDNQSYLLLIRDEGGPPEMQFAAWVDAVIFVFSLENEASFNAVYNYFTKMSHFRNSSEIPIILVGTQDAISERNPRVIDDVRARKLASDLKWCSYYETCATYGLNVERVFHDACQKIVQHRLGGPQPPHSITPTNSRPTTPQGTRLGVASYHGGVGSPTNGFTTSSGSPASNATLSSASPSHISASHGNLTLPHRHHTLSASSHHIPIRISADLVAHGAVADHGKWGTISHGSSQQALVAITAENNNITKFAPQAITRDLDNFHQVGTAVAKDATPKELPTPTSTPTTSRKSRRRSNLFIPSSKKSDEKLKNGGELGSGRAIPLKQGYLYKRSSKSLNKEWKKKYVTLCDDGRLTYHPSLHDYMDDVHGKEIQLQLVTVKVPGQKPRGSKSIITNSALTAIKAHANGLTEGLGGLSLAKEKKEKVLLTAYDTLREPGKSNSQTSGDEGIALSNSNSQTFINSDSAKEAQTPNVKKRHRRMKSSGVKNNEYDDSDGFEFYIVSLGNKQWHFEAANSEERDEWVTAIEQEIFKTLQGNESTKSKQQNSSTDMASMQLVRNRVPGNSHCVDCDAPNPEWASLNLGIVMCIECSGVHRNLGSHISKVRSLGLDEWPPGHLSVMLAVGNSLANSVWEANVPRGRVKPTSGSSREEKEAWIRSKYEGKEFLPAPPQAGHVAQQLTEAIFRPDMRNIILLLAHATPEQVNAPINARDLRTPLHVACGVGNLAIVQLLIWYNANIKQIDQDGRSCLTHAREALAVAATSVKANSSGVQQHHHQYSLEATTALVELLVGLGCPDTVVPSGGTLSRRRETFGPAYEKLPSSVI
- the LOC129790530 gene encoding centaurin-gamma-1A isoform X2, which translates into the protein MLAVKNFFLPERKAPEATPRFSRMPETFLRSIRRRSLRVKRTKSLVASEREKRKSDSFVNSQEWTISRSVPDLRLGIVGSLSSGKSALVHRYLTGSYMQEESPEGGRFKKEVFIDNQSYLLLIRDEGGPPEMQFAAWVDAVIFVFSLENEASFNAVYNYFTKMSHFRNSSEIPIILVGTQDAISERNPRVIDDVRARKLASDLKWCSYYETCATYGLNVERVFHDACQKIVQHRLGGPQPPHSITPTNSRPTTPQGTRLGVASYHGGVGSPTNGFTTSSGSPASNATLSSASPSHISASHGNLTLPHRHHTLSASSHHIPIRISADLVAHGAVADHGKWGTISHGSSQQALVAITAENNNITKFAPQAITRDLDNFHQVGTAVAKDATPKELPTPTSTPTTSRKSRRRSNLFIPSSKKSDEKLKNGGELGSGRAIPLKQGYLYKRSSKSLNKEWKKKYVTLCDDGRLTYHPSLHDYMDDVHGKEIQLQLVTVKVPGQKPRGSKSIITNSALTAIKAHANGLTEGLGGLSLAKEKKEKVLLTAYDTLREPGKSNSQTSGDEGIALSNSNSQTFINSDSAKEAQTPNVKKRHRRMKSSGVKNNEYDDSDGFEFYIVSLGNKQWHFEAANSEERDEWVTAIEQEIFKTLQGNESTKSKQQNSSTDMASMQLVRNRVPGNSHCVDCDAPNPEWASLNLGIVMCIECSGVHRNLGSHISKVRSLGLDEWPPGHLSVMLAVGNSLANSVWEANVPRGRVKPTSGSSREEKEAWIRSKYEGKEFLPAPPQAGHVAQQLTEAIFRPDMRNIILLLAHATPEQVNAPINARDLRTPLHVACGVGNLAIVQLLIWYNANIKQIDQDGRSCLTHAREALAVAATSVKANSSGVQQHHHQYSLEATTALVELLVGLGCPDTVVPSGGTLSRRRETFGPAYEKLPSSVI